The region GCCCATCACCGTGGGTATGCCCATGGCACGCGCAAGGATCGCAACGTGCGAGCTACCCGAGCCGAGTACGGAGACCAGGCCGACCAGTTTTTCCTTCGGCACCTCGCCGAGCATGACCGGAGACAGTTCTTCACTGACCAGAATGGTGTTCTCGGGAAAAACCAATTCCCGCTTACCCGCTTCCTGCAGGTATGCAAGAATTCGCCGCCCCAGATCCTTGACGTCCGAAGCGCGCTCGCGCAGGTAGGGATCGTCCATCATCTCGAAGCGATTGACGTGCGCGTTCACCACATCGCGCAGCGCGCCCTGAGCCCATTGACCGCTGCGAATGCCGGCAGAGATTTCGCTACCCAAAGCGGAGTCGTCGAGCATCATCTGATATACGTCGAACAGCGCCAGCTCTTCAGGACGCAATTGTGACGACAATCTGCGTGATAACGTCTGCATATCCTGGCGCACCGCCTCGAGGGCGCGCTGCAGCAATGCCAGCTCTGCATCCAGATCGGCAACGGGCTTGTCCGGAACCGAACCGAGATCGGCCGGCGGCAACACCACCACAGCCTGACCGATGGCCACGCCGGGCGCGCCGGGTACCGCGACGAAACGAGTATCCTGAACGGCTTCGCCACCCCACCCGAGACCACGGATCGAACCGGTCGCTTCAGCATGGGCAATCACCCCTGCGAGCTGGGCGCTCATGGTGACCAGGAAGGATTCTTCACTCTCGTCAAACTGGCGGCGCTCCTTCTGTTGCACCACCAGCACACCCATCACCCGGCGGTGATGCAGAATGGGGACACCCAGAAAGGAGGCAAAACGTTCTTCGCCGGTTTCGGCAAAATAGCGGTATTTGGGATGGGCGGCGGCGTCTTCGAGGTTGACCGGTTCTTCGCGGTTACCCACGTGACCAACCAGACCTTCATTGCTGGCCAGACTGACCCGCCCCACAGCGTCCTGATTGAGGCCTTTGGTAGCCATCAGGACGTATCGTCCGGAACCCGGCTCGAATAGGTAGACCGAGCACACTTCAGTGCCCATGGTTTCGCGGACCTGCGCAACGATGATGTTCAGGGCTGTCGACAAGTCTTTTGCCGAGTTGACCTCCTGAACGATTCGCCGCAGCGTGGTCAGCATGCTCAACATTCCGTAAGCTCACCAGTCGGCAAGCGCGGCGCCAGTTCTTTCATGGCGCGGCGGTAGACATCCCGCTTGAAGGCCACTACCTGACCTAACGGATACCAGTAGCTGACCCAGCGCCAACCGTCGAATTCAGGCTTGGGCGTCTTTGTCATGCACACGCGCGCCTCGTCGGTCTTGAGCCGCAACAGGAACCATTTCTGTTTCTGACCAACGCATATGGGCTGGGAATGATTGCGAATGAGCCGCTGTGGCAAGCGGTAGCGCAGCCAACCGCGGGTACAGGCAAGGATTTCAACATCCTCGGGCATCAGCCCGACCTCCTCGTGCAGCTCACGATAAAGGGCCTGTTCCGGACTCTCGTTACGCTGAATCCCGCCCTGGGGAAACTGCCACGCGTCCTGACCGATTCTCCGCGCCCATAGCACCTGGCCCAACCCATTGGTCAGGATAATGCCTACGTTTGGACGGAAACCATCGGGGTCAATCACAGCCTTGATCCTTTATCGGGTGTCACCGCATTGTTCCACAAAGACGCGCAGCGCAGCAATTGCATAAATGGTCTGCAGCTCAAGCATTTGCCGTGCACCTGGATTATCCTTGTGGCCTTCATCCCAACCTTACAGGAGTGCCCCGTGCCACTGGCCATTTTCGACCTCGACAACACGCTGCTCGGTGGAGACAGCGATCACGCCTGGGGTCAGTTCGTTGTCGCTCAGAACATTGTTGATGCCGCTGTGTATCAGGAGCGCAACGATCAGTTCTTCAATGATTACCTTGCCGGACGGCTGGATATAGAGGTGTATCTGAATTTCTGCCTGCAGATGCTCGCAGAACACCCCGAGGAGCAGCTGGACACCTGGCACCAACAGTTCATGAAGGAAGTGATTGATCCGATCATGTTGCCGAAGGCCATCGAGCTGATCGAGCAGCATCGTCAGGCGGGCGATACGCTGATGATCATCACGGCCACTAACCGCTTCGTCACCGGCCCGATCGCTGCCAGGCTCGGCATCGACATACTGCTAGCCACCGAATGCGAGCGCGTCGACGGACGTTACACCGGCAAAACCACCGATATACCCTGTTTCCGCGAAGGCAAAGTGACCCGTCTGGAGCGCTGGTTGGGTGAAAATGAT is a window of Pseudomonas sp. gcc21 DNA encoding:
- the ptsP gene encoding phosphoenolpyruvate--protein phosphotransferase, whose product is MLTTLRRIVQEVNSAKDLSTALNIIVAQVRETMGTEVCSVYLFEPGSGRYVLMATKGLNQDAVGRVSLASNEGLVGHVGNREEPVNLEDAAAHPKYRYFAETGEERFASFLGVPILHHRRVMGVLVVQQKERRQFDESEESFLVTMSAQLAGVIAHAEATGSIRGLGWGGEAVQDTRFVAVPGAPGVAIGQAVVVLPPADLGSVPDKPVADLDAELALLQRALEAVRQDMQTLSRRLSSQLRPEELALFDVYQMMLDDSALGSEISAGIRSGQWAQGALRDVVNAHVNRFEMMDDPYLRERASDVKDLGRRILAYLQEAGKRELVFPENTILVSEELSPVMLGEVPKEKLVGLVSVLGSGSSHVAILARAMGIPTVMGAVDLPYTRVDGMELIVDGNHGEVYSNPSPELRRHYYDLVREERELIQGLEKLNEAPCVTLDGHRMPLWVNTGLLADVARSLDRGAEGVGLYRTEVPFMIQDRFPSEKEQQATYRGQLEAFHPLPVTMRSLDIGGDKALTYFPIKEDNPFLGWRGIRVTLDHPEIFLVQTRAMLKASEGLNNLRIMLPMISSVYEVEEALHLIHRAYSEVCDEGVKVHMPPVGVMIEVPAAVYQARELVQMVDFLSVGTNDLTQYLLAVDRNNPRVADLYHSLHPAVLQALVKIASACRIAGKPMSVCGEMAGDPAAAVLLMAMGCDVLSMNATNLPKVKWLLRQIRLSDAKALLDEVIELDNPYLVQSTLHLALRNMGLGKVLTQTR
- a CDS encoding RNA pyrophosphohydrolase, which gives rise to MIDPDGFRPNVGIILTNGLGQVLWARRIGQDAWQFPQGGIQRNESPEQALYRELHEEVGLMPEDVEILACTRGWLRYRLPQRLIRNHSQPICVGQKQKWFLLRLKTDEARVCMTKTPKPEFDGWRWVSYWYPLGQVVAFKRDVYRRAMKELAPRLPTGELTEC
- a CDS encoding HAD family phosphatase, with product MPLAIFDLDNTLLGGDSDHAWGQFVVAQNIVDAAVYQERNDQFFNDYLAGRLDIEVYLNFCLQMLAEHPEEQLDTWHQQFMKEVIDPIMLPKAIELIEQHRQAGDTLMIITATNRFVTGPIAARLGIDILLATECERVDGRYTGKTTDIPCFREGKVTRLERWLGENDQSLDGACFYSDSYNDLPLLSMVDRPVAVDPDEKLRAHAEDKGWEIISLRD